The Chitinophaga lutea genome contains the following window.
AGGCGTTTGATGCGGTTACGGTCTACGGCATTGGGGAACCGGCGTGACGATACGCTGAAGCCGGCCTGAACAGGGTATTTCTCCGTGGTGAGCCTGGCCGGCATAAAAATCACCCGGTAAGGGAAAACAGAAAACGCTTTTCCGTCCCGAAAAAGCGTTTCAATCATTTTCCTGCTTTTTAACTTCTCTTCCTTGTTAAAAGAATAAGTTTTTATGGCAATATGAGTTTATGACGGATTATTTCAGCTTGCGCTCGTCAGATACAGTCAGTTTTTTTCTGCCTTTAGCCCTGCGGGATGCCAATAC
Protein-coding sequences here:
- a CDS encoding ribonuclease P protein component, whose translation is MAIKTYSFNKEEKLKSRKMIETLFRDGKAFSVFPYRVIFMPARLTTEKYPVQAGFSVSSRRFPNAVDRNRIKRLGRECYRLEKQALYDALQAQSTQMAVFFIYTDKKIADFPTLRHKFSVILEKLVKELNKWPADSVQ